caatattttacaaacttacaataccgcttattttacataaagcatgaaatatagcacacaataactttgatacaagatagttgtgaagataattcgagctagtacacaagtcgttcagcaaaggcaataaagacacgtaattcatacgtccagaaacaagtcatgcattctggttttactaggactacttcccatccttggtcttgtggaacataaccgttatggccgttgataagacagcgtgttgtaatgtcgtcaaagggacgagggttacgtaatgtccaacagtcccgtaacaatctaaaaacctcatttcttaccccaattaccgactccgtcacttgtgggaacgttttgtttaatagttgtagcctgatgttcttgttctcactttggtgagaagcgaacattactaatccataagcataacatgcttctttatgttgcatgttagccgctttttctaaattacgaagtccaatattcggatatattgagtcaaaataatttcttaacccattgcgtaaaatagcatttgggtatatgcgtcaaagtaaacacatcgtaacttatggatttcccaatgtgatatcccccatctttcgaacgaaagccttttataaaccaaggcattcttggaacgttcttcgaatgtcttacaaactgatctcgccttaaatagttgtgccgaagaattctgaccgactctagacaagatttcatcaatcatgtctccgggtaggtctcttaaaatattgggttgtctatccattttgtgtttttatactgtaaaatagacaagagttagattcataataaaaaaaaatacttattaatacaagcaatttttacatatatcataaagcataagcacactatattacttatattacaccacacgaatacaactatcttattccgacttgcttgtttcttcttcttcggttttggttcgttttgccaagtttctagggatatatgatgttcccctaatacgagccgtcgttatccacattggtttagaaaaacctggtggtttagaggttcccgggtcattgttacaacttaaggacttcgggggttgacgatacatataaagttcatcggggttggaattagatttctctatttttatgccctttcccttattattttcttttgcctttttaaattcagttggggtaatttctataacatcatcggaattctcgtcggaatccgattcattggagaattggtaatcctcccaatattttgcttccttggcggaaacaccattgaccataattaaccttggtcggttggttgaggattttcttttacttaaccgttttattatttcccccaccggttctatttcttcatccggttccgattcttcttccggttccgattcttcttccggttccgactcttcttccggttcctcttcgggaacttgtgaatcagtccacgaatcattccaatttacatttgactcttcattattattaggtgagtcaatgggacttgttctagaggtagacatctatcacataatatcaaacgcgttaagagattaatatatcacataatattcacatgttaaaaatatatagtttccaacaaaatttgttaagcaatcatttttcaagtaaacacagtcgaagtccagactcactaatgcatcctaacaaactagataagacacactaatgcaaaattctggttctctaagaccaacgctcggataccaactgaaatgtcccgttcttattgattaaaaacgttccatattaattgatttcgttgcgaggttttgacctctatatgagacgtttttcaaagactgcattcatttttaaaacaaaccataacctttatttcataaataaaggtttaaaaagctttacgtagattatcaaataatgataatctagaatatcttgtttacacacgaccattacataatggtttacaatacaaatatgttacatcgaaatcagttttttgaatgcagtttttacacaatatcatacaaacatagactccaaatcttgtccttattttagtatgcaacagcggaagctcttaatattcacctgagaataaacatgctttaaacgtcaacaaaaatgttggtgagttataggtttaacctatatatatcaaatcgtaacaatagaccacaagatttcatatttcaatacacatcccatacatagagataaaaatcattcatatggtgaacacctggtaaccgacattaacaagatgcatatataagaatatccccatcattccgggacacccttcagatatgatataaatttcgaagtactaaagcatccggtactttggatgggacttgttgggcccaatagatctatctttaggattcgcgtcaattagggtgtctgttccctaattcttagattaccagacttaataaaaaggggcatattcgatttcgataattcaaccatagaatgtagtttcacgtacttgtgtctattttgtaaatcatttataaaacctgcatgtattctcatcccaaaaatattagattttaaaagtgggactataactcactttcacagatttttacttcgtcgagaagtaagacttggccactgttgattcacgaacctataacaatatatacatatatattaaagtatgttcaaaatatatttacaacacttttaatatattttgatgttttaagtttattaagtcagctgtcctcattagtaacctacaactagttgtccacagttagatgtacagaaataaatcgataaatattatcttgaatcaatccacgacccagtgtatacgtatctcagtattgatcacaactcaaactatatatattttggaatcaacctcaaccctgtatagctaactccaacattcacatatagagtgtctatggttgttccgaaatatatatagatgtgtcgacatgataggtcgaaacattgtatacgtgtctatggtatctcaagattacataatatacaatacaagttgattaagttatggttggaatagatttgttaccaattttcacgtagctaaaatgagaaaaattatccaatcttgttttacccataacttcttcattttaaatccgttttgagtgaatcaaattgctatggtttcatattgaactctattttatgaatctaaacagaaaaggtataggtttatagtcggaaaaataagttacaagtcgtttttgtaaaggtagtcatttcagtcgaaagaacgacgtctagatgaccattttagaaaacatacttccactttgagtttaaccataatttttggatatagtttcatgttcataataaaaattattttcttagaataacaacttttaaatcaaagtttatcatagtttttaattaactaacccaaaacagcccgcggtgttactacgacggcgtaaatccggttttacggtgtttttcgtgtctccaggttttaaatcattaagttagcatatcatatagatatagaacatgtgtttagttgattttaaaagtcaagttagaaggattaacttttgtttgcgaacaagtttagaattaactaaactatgttctagtgattacaagtttaaaccttcgaataagatatctttatatgtatgaatcgaatgatgttatgaacatcattactaccttaatttccttggataaacctactggaaaagagaaaaatggatctagcttcaacggatccttgtatggctcgaagttcttgaagcagaatcatgacacgaaaacaagttcaagtaagatcatcacttgaaataagattgttatagttatagaaattgaaccaaagtttgaatatgattattaccttgtattagaatgataacctactgtaagaaacaaagatttcttgaggttggatgatcaccttacaagattggaagtgagctagcaaacttgaaagtattcttgattttatgtaactagaacttgtagaatatatgaagaacacttagaacttgaagatagaacttgagagagatcaattagatgaagaaaattgaagaataaaagtgtttgtaggtgtttttggtcgttggtgtatggattagatataaaggatatgtaattttgttttcatgtaaataagtcatgaatgattactcatatttttgtaattttatgagatatttcatgctagttgccaaattatggttcccacatgtgttaggtgactcacatgggctgctaagagctgatcattggagtgtatataccaatagtacatacatctaaaagctgtgtattgtacgagtacgaatacgggtgcatacgagtagaattgttgatgaaactgaacgaggatgtaattgtaagcatttttgttaagtagaagtattttgataagtgtcttgaagtctttcaaaagtgtatgaatacatattaaaacactacatgtatatacattttaactgagtcgttaagtcatcgttagtcgttacatgtaaatgttgttttgaaaccattaggttaacgatcttgttaaatgttgttaacccaatgtttataatatcaaaagagattttaaatttttatattatcatgatattatgatgtacgaatatctcttaatatgatatatatacattaaatgtctttacaacgataatcgttacatatatgtctcgtttaaaaatcattaagttagtagtcttgtttttacatatgtagttcattgttaatatacttaatgatatatttacttatcatattatcatgttaactatatatatatccatatatatgtcatcatatagtttttacaagttttaacgttcgtgaatcaccggtcaacttgggtggtcaattgtctatatgaaacatatttcaattaatcaagtcttaacaagtttgattgcttaacatgttggatacatttaatcatgtaaatatcaatctcaattaatatatatataaacatggaaaagttcgggtcactacacacctgACTCAACTTAATGGACACTAAACTAACAGAAGTTACTACGGGGTCATCGGTGCTAAAAACAATAGATGAGGGTCAACGACGCCAAAAAAAACAGATAAAGGTTATCCATGCTATTTGTTACAAACATCAGGGACCAACGGTGCAATTTTGTCTTATTGAATTGAACAAAGAAATTGAACAAAGAAATTGGAAAAGCTGATCAGTACTAATGAGGCTCAAAATCTCAGAATGGGGGGAAAGCTTTTATGTCTATGATTCTTGCTGATCAGTTGTCTGATTTATCTAGTGATGTTGAGCAATTGTATGATTGTAGTATTCAATATAAATGTTCACTAATGTGATTAATCTGCTAATTGCTatttttcaaaaaatttagaaacaaCCGCTTGCATGAAACGATCAAACACTAGTTCAATTGCACCATAACTGTTATCTTTTTTGCACATGATTACATCAATAGAAACTGATCCTGTTAATTACAGTTCAATGATGCGTTTCGATTGGATGTCTTTCTCTAGAGTTTCCCCTGCATATGAAAAAGATCTTGACATATATTTAGAATACATGTTTTTAAAGAGGAATTACATGGTCAGATAGCATGTCCGTGTAAATATTGCGATAATCAAAAATGGGTTGATCGGGATGAGGCTAAATCACATCTGATATGTGACGGGTTTATTGATGGCTATAAAATTGCACCTGATATTCCAGAACCATGTGATATTCCAGAACCATGTGATATTCCAATGTTGGATGTTGAAGATGATATGATAGGATTGGTGCAAGACTTCTACCACGAGTTTGGTGATGATAAGCAAGAAACTCAATATCAGAGTCTACCGAACAAAAAATCTGAAAGGTTTTATAAAGTTTTGGGAGATGCAAAGAAAGAACTATATCCTGGATGTAAAAATTTATTTGTTCTTTCGTTTATAGTTAGTCTATACCATTCTAAGTGTTTTGGAAAATGTAATGACCAAGGATTCAGCATGATTCTTGATACAATGAGGGAAGCATTCCCTCATGCTTCCATACCAAAGTCATTGTATGAAGTAAGGAAGACAATTAGAGAGCTGGGTCTTAGTTATGAGAAAATTGATGCTTGTCCCAATGATTGTATGTTGTATTGGAAAGAAAACAAGGACAAAACACAATGTGACAGATGTAAAACCTCAAGATATCAAAAAAAGTGACAATGATTCTGACGATGAGTCAACCACGCCTGGTGATAATGATCAAAAAATTGGAGCAAAGGTTTTGCGTTATTTTCCACTAATCCCACGTTTGCAAAGATTGTACATGTCTCCTAAAATGGCTGCCTCCATGAGATGGCATGAAGAGAGTTGTACCAAAGATGGTTTCTTGAGACATCCTGCAGATTCACCAGCTTGGAAAACCATTGATTATGAGTATCCAGATTTTTCGTCTGAACCTCGTAATGTCTACTTGGTTTAGCAAGTGATGGGTTTAACCCTTTTGGTAACAAGAATAATTCGCATAGTACATGGCCTGTTGTTTTGATACCGTATAATCTTTTGATACCATATAATCTACCTCCTTGGCTATGCATGAAGAAACCTTATTTGTTTCTTACTTTACTTATACCTGGGCCATCTGCTCCAGGTAATAATATAGACGTTTATATGCAACCTTTAGTGGATGAGCTGAAAGAGTTGTGGGATACTAACGAAGTAGATAGTTATGACGCATCAACAAAGAGCAACTTTTCACTACGTGCTTGCTTGATATGGACGATAAGTGACTTTCCTGCTTATGCAAATTTATCGGGTTGGAGAACCAAAGGTAATCTAGCTTGTCCTTATTGCCATAAGCATACGAGATCAAAACGGTTATGTTACTGCAAAAAACCATGTTTCATGGCACATCGTAGATTTTTGGAAATGTATCATGCTTTTCGTACAGATGCGGATTCTTTTGATGGCACCGAAGAATTTGAAAGGCCACCATGTTGGTTAACAGGGGAAGAAGTTCTTGATGAGCTCAAAGGTTTTGAAATAAAATTTGGAAAACTAGTGAAGGATAACCCAACTTTACCATATAACTGGAAGAAGAGAAGTATATTGTTTGAGTTACCATTAGGCATGAGCAGAAATACCAAAAAACCGAAACCGAACCGGTACCGTACCGGTACCGGTACCGAAAACCGTACCGAACGGGAATCGGTATCGGTTTCGGTTCCATGAATTCATCGTTTTCGGTTCCGGGAATTTCGGTACGGTTCCGGTATATTACCGGTATTCAGGTATTAGGTACCGAAATTTTAcatagtatatatattttaactgaataATGAAATAATCTAGAAACAATGTCATTTTAGAGATTGAAGAGGGTACAAATCAATCCTAATGAACAAAAGGTACCAAACTGTTGAAACCAAAACCAACATTAgtgtttaattatataaattttcaaCTGTCAATTAATTTCATGTAAATGGATCCATGAAAAATGGTACTGAGTTTGTGATGCGAGAAAAGTATTGTAAAAGTGAAGAGAAGCCATCAACTGTCAATTAATTCCAATCAGGAAGCATATGTTGAATGAGGAGGAGAAACATACCTCTAATGCATTTGCATAAATCACGACATTTAACATATACTTCTAATTCATAAAGAAGTAATTTAGGTTTAAGCTATATATAATCACAAGTATCATCATGTATGATTCATAACTACAGAGAACTATGTACTAGACAATTAGCCTCAAGTTCAACAGGTCCGTGATATAAACTGGTATACAATCTATTAAATCCAATTACTCAACATTTTATTTATAGATAGAATATATAGACACTAACTACATTCAACAGGGCActctacattaatatatatatagatttgtggTCAACTATTTTCTGTTTGAACTACAACCTTTTTACAATTGTCTAGTGTATGAGCCATCAACAACATTTTACTTGGTTTGCATATCGTCTAATTTAGTCCATCTACTATAACTTGATAGGTGAAGTATAGTTGCATTGGTGAAAAAATTTCGGTACCAAGTGGGTAAAAAACCGAAAAATACCGATCCCGTACCAGTACCGAAACCGGTACCGTATTGTAATTTCGGTACGGCTCTGGTTCTCCATTTTACCCATTTTCGGTACCGGTACTAACCGGTTCCGGTACGGTTCGGTACAGTTTTGGAACCGATCTTATACCTAGTTACCATATTGGAAACATAACTTAATACGGCATAATATAGATGTAATGCATACCGAAAAGAATGTTTGTGACAACGTCATGGGAACACCAATGAATCTAGAAGGAAAGACAAAGGATCATTTAAAAGCACGTCGTGATTTAGAAGAAATGGGTATTAGACCAGAACTGCATCCTCAAAACCTACCAAATCATAAAGTGTATTTGCCTCCTGTTTGTTTCTCAATGGATAAAAAAGAGCAAGAAATATTTTGTAAGGTGCTTAAAGGGGTGAAAGTTCCAGATGGATATGCAGCTAACATTTCTAGGTGTATTCAGgtaaaatctataaaaatgtctGGCCTCAAAAGTCACGATAATCATATTTTGATGCAGCAATTGCTTCCCGTGGCCATAAGAAATATTTTACCTAAGCACGTGCGCTCCATTGTGATGAAGCTATGTTGTTACTACAAAAAATTATGTTCAAAAGTTCTTAATCCTAATGATTTAGTTCAAATGGAAAATGACATTGGAAAAATCCTTTGTGATTTAGAAAGGATTTTTCCACCATCATTCTTTGACATAATGATTCATCTATCGGTACATTTAGCTACAGAGGCTAAACTAGGGGGACCTGTTCATTATCGTTGGATGTATCCAATTGAGAGGTGTGCGTTTTTTATTATATTAAATACATCTATTATATATAAGTATGTTTATATAATATTCATTTTTTTTTACTACTCAGGTATTTAGCAACATTAAAATCTTACGTGCAAAACAAGAGTAAACCCGAGGGTTCAATTGCAGAAGGATATTTAGCGGAAGAGTGTTTGTCATTTTGTTCATTGTACATATCCAGTGATGTCGAGACTATACATAATAAGACCAGTCGAAATCATGATGACGGTGGTGATGAGAATGTGTTACCAATATTTAGTATGCCGGGTCGACCCATTGGTGCAACAAACGTAGAAAGACTCAACTATGACATCTTGGCTTTAGCACATTCGTATGTATTGTTCAATTGTAGTGAAATTGATTTTTTACGAACGTAAGTTATTTTATTATATCTTTTAAGAATGATTATTTATTAGACCATCACGAATCGTTTGATTTGTCAATTTCTTTATTCCTTATTTTCATCTTTGACTGCAGAGAACATCTCACAGTTGTTCGTCGTCGACAATGAAAAAAATGCTCACGTGAGCGTGATATTCAACGATTACATAGTCAGAAGTTTGAGGAGTGGTTTACAGATCATGTAAGTAACTGATACTTTTATATATTATCGAAAATATTACAATTTTAACTGTCTAAAGCCTACAACAAAACTGATCGAAACTTAACAACAAATACCATCAATTCAGGTTGAGGAACTGCATAAATTAGGGGataacagaatcacaagtgatataATGAGATTGGCCAGTGGTCCAACTGAGATTATAAAGAGATATAAGGGATTTATCATAAATGGTTTTCGATTTCACACTAAAGATTTGGAAAAGAATAGGAAAACAAAAAAAAGTGGAGTTATGCTTGAGGCAATAAAAAATAGCTTCTCGAGTGCTAATGATAGCAACCCTATTGTTGGAGATGTAACATACTATGGTGTTTTAAATGATATCATTGAGTTGCAGTATGATGTTGACAGGAATGTAGTTTTGTTCCATTGTGATTGGATATCGTCTGGTAGCAGAATAAAAGTAGATGAGAATGGGTTTACGACTCTCAATTTTAATGGTTTGAAGAAAAATAAAGAGCCTTTTATCCTAGCTTCGCAAGCACAACAAGTATTTTATGTTGCAGATCGTGTTCACAAAGGATGGAAAGTTGTGATCAAGACAATGCCTAGAGATAATTATGACATGGATGAACAGACGGGTCTCGATGATGTAGAAACACATTTGCAGAGTGACACACCTTTGGGTCAAGTCGATAAAAATATGAATATTGAATTGGTTCGAGGCAATTTGAATGGGACTATTGTTGAGGATGATACTTTAGTTGATGACAGAGATGAATAACAAGTTGAAGTTGCTTCTCCCGAGTCCAATTAGTCAACGGTAAATAATCAGTTGCTTAATATGAATTATTTATGTTGATAGACATTTAGTCACTTATATGTGAGTAGGATATACCATATTTTTCGTCATTTATGTTGCATCAATATTTAGAACACATCTTGTTTTTTAAACTGTATACAAGCAACTGCTAtcattcttttcttttcttttttttttccttttcttttttttttttcaatttggtTGTGGGGATTGTTGTTATTTACTGATATATACTTCCTATGTTTTTTAATTGTTGATTCTCTAATCAGGTTGCCTATTTTTTAATTGTCAATGCTCCACATAAAGGTTAAGAAAAGTGTTGGATTTTGGCAATATGCCAAATTTTCAAGAGTTCATCTCTAAAGAGAATCTGATCAACTTTAAGGCATAAATGAGTTATATGGTATGGTGCTTGAGTCATATAGAATCCATGTATAATCTTTTACTTTGTTAGTGGACCTACAAGTTTTGAGCCCGTACTACATAATTCGGTAGCTATTTTAATATTTAATGAGCTCGTACTACATAATTCATATAATGCGTTATTCAGGCCAATATTTTATGATGCTCTTTT
This genomic window from Rutidosis leptorrhynchoides isolate AG116_Rl617_1_P2 chromosome 2, CSIRO_AGI_Rlap_v1, whole genome shotgun sequence contains:
- the LOC139891988 gene encoding uncharacterized protein, yielding MSGLKSHDNHILMQQLLPVAIRNILPKHVRSIVMKLCCYYKKLCSKVLNPNDLVQMENDIGKILCDLERIFPPSFFDIMIHLSVHLATEAKLGGPVHYRWMYPIERYLATLKSYVQNKSKPEGSIAEGYLAEECLSFCSLYISSDVETIHNKTSRNHDDGGDENVLPIFSMPGRPIGATNVERLNYDILALAHSYVLFNCSEIDFLRTEHLTVVRRRQ